From Hymenobacter sediminicola:
AGATGTGCTGAACAAGTATCAGAACATCTTCAAGTTTGTGATGGTGGACGAGTACCAGGACACCAACTACTCACAGTACCTGATTGCGCGCAAGCTGGCCGCCAAGGAGCGCAACATCTGCGTGGTAGGCGACGACGCGCAAAGCATTTACGCCTTTCGGGGTGCTGATATTCAGAACATTCTCAACTTCGAGAAAGACTACCCGGAGCTGCAGGTGTTCAAGCTAGAACAGAACTACCGCTCCACCCAGATTATCGTGAAGGCGGCTAATTCCGTCATCAAGAACAACCAGGCCCAGCTGCGCAAAGACGTTTTCTCCGACAACGAGGAAGGCCCGCTGATTGAGGTGCTGAAAGCCGCTTCCGACAACGAAGAAGGTAAGCTGGTGGCCCAGAGCATCTACGAGGACAAGATGAATCAGCATCTTTCCTATGATGACTTTGCCATTCTGTACCGCACCAACGCCCAGAGCCGCGCCATGGAGGAATCCCTGCGCAAGCTCAACATCAAGTACAAGATTGTGGGCGGCCTGAGCTTCTACCAGCGCAAGGAAATCAAGGATCTGGTGGCGTACTTGCGCCTCACAGTGAACCCCAACGATGAGCAGGCCCTGCGCCGCGTCATCAACTACCCCAAGCGTGGTATCGGCGACACGACTATTGCCAAGCTGATCGGCGCGGCTGAGGAATCGAACCACACCATCTGGGAAGTGGTAGCCAACGCCGACCAATTTCTGCCAGCCCGCGCGGCCAACCCGATTGTGGACTTCGCCGAGAAAATTAAGGCATACACGGCCATAGCAGCGAAAGACGATGCTTTTGAGGCAGCCAAGTTCATTGCCAAGAACTCGGGCATGATTGAGGAACTCTATGCTGATAAAAGCATTGAGGGCCTTTCTCGCTACGAGAACATTCAGGAACTCCTGAACGGTATCAAGGCCTTCGTGGAAGACCCGGAGCGCGAGGAAAAGACGCTGGGAGCCTTCCTGCAGGACATTGCTCTTGTGACGGACGCCGACACCAAGGATGCTCAGAACGAAGGCGAGCAGGTGACCATGATGACGATTCACTCGGCCAAAGGGCTGGAATTCCGCAACGTCTACATCGTAGGCATGGAGGAAAACCTCTTCCCGAGCCAGATGATGATAACGTCGCGGGCTGACCTGGAGGAAGAGCGACGCCTGTTCTACGTGGCCATCACGCGGGCCGAGAAAAAGCTGACCCTCAGCTACGCCACCTCCCGCTACCAGTGGGGCAACCTGCGCAGCTGTGAGAAAAGCCGCTTCCTCGACGAAATTGACCCGCAGTACGTTGATTTTAAGTATTCGGCGGGGCCAGGTCCTGACCGGGCCGGGCCGGGCGAGTCGCCGTTTGGACATGTATTTGAGCGGCGCAGCAACCTCATTCCGGCCGCACCGCGTAAAACAGCAGCCACTAAATACGTAGCTCCCGCCGACTTTAAGCCTTCTGATACCAGCAACCTGCAAACCGGGCAGCGCGTGGAGCATCCGAAGTTCGGCTTTGGGGAAGTAACCAAGTTGGAAACCGTTTCGGGCTCCACCAAGGCCATTATCAATTTCGAAGAAGTCGGCGAGAAGACGTTGTTGCTGAGTTTTGCGAAATTGCGCGTACTGGGCTAACGCTCAGCTTGCGGTTTCGGCCGGAGAATCACAGCCAGGCACTTTTTCTTAGCTTCCGCTGCTTTTCGTCCGGTCCGCACCAACCATCCTAATTATTGCACAAGTGCCGGCTGCTGCCGGCTCAACTCTTCCCGAATGCCCCTTCCTACCTTACATAAACACGAACTCCTGCAACGCGAGTACGGCCAAAGCACCTTCCAATTGGTGCAGGGCCTGCGCGACATTGAGGACAAGGCCGAGCGTACGCGCCGCGCCACGCAGATTGTGCAGCTTATTTTTCGACTGCAACCTACCCTGCGCGACCAGCCCAACTCGCAGGAGAAAGTCTGGAACCACCTCTACGAAATGGCCGATGAGGACTTGGACGTGGACGCACCTTTCGAGTTGAAAGGACTCAGCCAGCTGCACCAGCACCCAAAGCCTCTGCCCTACCCCGAGAAAACGCTGAAACTACGTGCCTATGGCCGTGGTGTAGAGCTTATGGTGGAGAAAGCACTGACCATGGAAGACCCCACGGAACGTGAGCAGGCCACCATCACCATCGGCCGCACCATGAAATTCCTGTACCGTTCCCACAACAAGGAAAACGCCAAGGACGCTACCATTCTCAAGCACTTGAAAGACCTTTCGGGAGGCCAGCTCACTCTTGATCCGGCTGTGGTGGAAGCCCAGGGACTGTTCGAAATGGCAGCCGCACCTACTTCGGCAACGACCGGGCGCCCGGCCCCATTTATTGTGCCACAGCCACGCCAGGAGCGCGAAGGTCGTCGTAGCGGTGGCGGCAATGGAAACCGGCGCGATAAACAGCGCCGGGGCGGCAAAAAAGGCCGTCAGGAACCACAACAACCTCCACAGTAATTTTTTGAAGACAGAAGCAGGAAGCAGGTCTGCCTGTACCCAATGCCCGCTAGGCTTTTCTGTGCTCCACTTCTAACTCCTCTCTCATGGCCTCATTTGAAGTACTTGGCGGGCATCCGCTGAAAGGTGAAATCGTGCCCCAGGGC
This genomic window contains:
- a CDS encoding ATP-dependent helicase, with product MDYHSLLNPSQAAAVMQIEGPCMIIAGAGSGKTRVLTYRIANLLEQGIDPFNILALTFTNKAAREMRARIEKVVGPNAKNLWMGTFHSIFARILRSEADKIGYPRSFTIYDTQDSKTLIGQILKELELDDKLYKPNMVLGRISSAKNKLISVQQYLNDPVIRQDDDAALRPKLGVIYQQYANRCFKAGAMDFDDLLYQTNVLFKEHPDVLNKYQNIFKFVMVDEYQDTNYSQYLIARKLAAKERNICVVGDDAQSIYAFRGADIQNILNFEKDYPELQVFKLEQNYRSTQIIVKAANSVIKNNQAQLRKDVFSDNEEGPLIEVLKAASDNEEGKLVAQSIYEDKMNQHLSYDDFAILYRTNAQSRAMEESLRKLNIKYKIVGGLSFYQRKEIKDLVAYLRLTVNPNDEQALRRVINYPKRGIGDTTIAKLIGAAEESNHTIWEVVANADQFLPARAANPIVDFAEKIKAYTAIAAKDDAFEAAKFIAKNSGMIEELYADKSIEGLSRYENIQELLNGIKAFVEDPEREEKTLGAFLQDIALVTDADTKDAQNEGEQVTMMTIHSAKGLEFRNVYIVGMEENLFPSQMMITSRADLEEERRLFYVAITRAEKKLTLSYATSRYQWGNLRSCEKSRFLDEIDPQYVDFKYSAGPGPDRAGPGESPFGHVFERRSNLIPAAPRKTAATKYVAPADFKPSDTSNLQTGQRVEHPKFGFGEVTKLETVSGSTKAIINFEEVGEKTLLLSFAKLRVLG
- a CDS encoding DUF4290 domain-containing protein, which translates into the protein MPLPTLHKHELLQREYGQSTFQLVQGLRDIEDKAERTRRATQIVQLIFRLQPTLRDQPNSQEKVWNHLYEMADEDLDVDAPFELKGLSQLHQHPKPLPYPEKTLKLRAYGRGVELMVEKALTMEDPTEREQATITIGRTMKFLYRSHNKENAKDATILKHLKDLSGGQLTLDPAVVEAQGLFEMAAAPTSATTGRPAPFIVPQPRQEREGRRSGGGNGNRRDKQRRGGKKGRQEPQQPPQ